In one Zobellia galactanivorans genomic region, the following are encoded:
- a CDS encoding ABC-F family ATP-binding cassette domain-containing protein, with protein MNLLTVENISKSYGERVLFNNLSFGINKGQKIALIAKNGTGKTSILNIMSGLDSPDSGQVNYRKGIRVSFLDQEPNLDGNLTVEQTIFASENEILRVIHAYEKALKNPEDADAYQVAFEAMDRFNAWDFETLYKQILFKLKLEDLDAKVGLLSGGQKKRLALADALINKPDLLVLDEPTNHLDLEMIEWLEEYFAKENMSLFMVTHDRYFLERVCNEIIELDNGQLYPYKGNYSYYLEKKEARIEQESVEQHKSERLFKKELEWMRKQPKARTTKSKSRIDDFSTIKEKASQRRKEHEVQLELNMERMGSKILELHKISKSYPDKPILDKFEYNFTKGERVGIIGKNGTGKSTFLNIVTGSDQPDSGKVVVGDTIKFGYYTQKGINIKEGQKVIDVIRDFGDFIPLKKGKQISAQQLLERFLFDRKKQYDFVDKLSGGERKRLYLCTVLIQNPNFLILDEPTNDLDIVTLNVLESFLLDFPGCLIVVSHDRYFMDKIVDHLFVFRGNAVVEDFPGNYSDYRSYESSKVLEEREEKANIKESTANKNVQKQSSSKSKLSYSEQKEYKNLEKDIQKLEAKKVTVQDKFADAGLTGEEIDKLSIELKEINEAIEAKTERWFELSAQMED; from the coding sequence ATGAACCTACTTACAGTTGAGAATATTTCAAAATCATATGGTGAACGTGTCTTGTTCAACAACCTTTCCTTTGGAATCAATAAGGGCCAAAAAATTGCCTTAATCGCCAAGAACGGAACAGGCAAGACCTCCATACTTAATATTATGTCAGGACTCGACAGTCCTGATTCGGGTCAGGTCAATTACAGAAAGGGCATACGTGTGTCATTTTTGGACCAAGAGCCCAATCTTGACGGCAACCTGACCGTAGAGCAAACCATTTTTGCTTCGGAAAACGAAATCCTAAGGGTGATACACGCGTATGAAAAAGCGCTCAAAAACCCAGAAGATGCCGATGCATACCAAGTTGCTTTTGAAGCGATGGACCGTTTCAACGCCTGGGATTTTGAAACCCTTTACAAGCAGATTCTGTTCAAACTGAAGCTAGAAGACCTCGATGCCAAGGTAGGCTTACTCTCCGGAGGGCAAAAAAAGCGTTTGGCCCTGGCCGACGCCCTTATCAACAAGCCCGATCTTTTGGTCCTTGATGAACCTACCAACCATTTGGACCTTGAAATGATCGAATGGCTTGAAGAATACTTCGCAAAAGAAAACATGAGCCTGTTTATGGTAACGCACGACCGCTATTTTTTAGAACGGGTCTGTAACGAAATCATAGAACTCGACAACGGCCAACTGTACCCTTACAAAGGCAACTATTCATACTATCTAGAAAAAAAAGAGGCGCGAATCGAACAAGAATCGGTAGAACAGCACAAATCTGAACGTCTCTTCAAAAAAGAACTGGAGTGGATGCGCAAGCAGCCAAAGGCCCGTACCACAAAATCAAAATCACGTATAGACGATTTTTCGACCATAAAGGAAAAAGCAAGCCAGCGCAGAAAAGAACACGAGGTTCAGCTTGAACTAAACATGGAACGTATGGGCAGCAAAATTCTAGAGCTGCACAAAATTTCAAAATCCTACCCCGACAAACCGATACTCGATAAGTTTGAATATAACTTCACCAAAGGCGAACGCGTAGGGATCATCGGCAAGAACGGTACCGGAAAATCGACCTTTCTTAACATTGTCACCGGCTCGGACCAACCCGACTCGGGCAAGGTGGTAGTAGGCGACACGATTAAATTCGGTTACTACACCCAGAAAGGAATCAATATCAAAGAAGGCCAAAAAGTAATTGATGTCATTCGCGATTTCGGCGATTTCATTCCGCTGAAAAAAGGAAAGCAGATCTCGGCCCAACAGCTTTTGGAGCGCTTTCTCTTCGACCGAAAAAAACAATACGATTTTGTCGACAAACTCAGTGGTGGCGAAAGAAAAAGATTGTACTTGTGTACGGTTCTGATCCAAAATCCGAATTTCTTGATTCTTGATGAGCCTACCAACGACCTTGACATAGTAACCCTGAATGTACTCGAAAGTTTTCTTCTGGATTTCCCCGGATGTCTTATCGTGGTTTCCCACGACCGTTATTTTATGGATAAAATAGTAGACCACCTTTTTGTCTTTAGGGGCAATGCCGTAGTCGAAGATTTCCCTGGAAACTATTCGGACTACCGCTCCTATGAAAGCAGCAAGGTGCTTGAAGAGCGTGAGGAAAAGGCGAATATCAAAGAATCTACGGCCAACAAAAACGTTCAAAAACAGAGCAGTTCAAAGAGCAAACTCTCCTATTCGGAACAAAAAGAATACAAAAACCTTGAAAAGGACATTCAAAAATTAGAAGCGAAAAAAGTAACGGTACAAGACAAATTTGCCGACGCTGGCCTAACGGGCGAGGAAATCGACAAACTTTCGATTGAACTCAAGGAGATCAACGAAGCCATTGAAGCAAAGACAGAGCGTTGGTTCGAACTATCGGCACAGATGGAAGATTGA
- a CDS encoding Lnb N-terminal periplasmic domain-containing protein translates to MPLKKLLYILLFGFSVLGFAQAPELTPLSKISVVTCGPGSELYSTFGHSAIRIEDPSLGINAVYNYGTFDFTTPNFYMKFARGKLDYSLARQNFAYFLKEYEYENRWVKSQELQLTLAQRQSLFNFLETNFLPENRDYKYDFFYNNCATKIWDVLKEVYGDALVFDESYLNELYTHRQLIRQKVKINSWAGFGIDLALGSVIDDVATPKEHMFLPDYILKQLEVAQLNGQSLTARPKVLLEAKDQDQGSSFLVSPELWLIVFLVVILVLTYFDFKNNTRRRWLDFILFFSTGLIGVLILFLWFFTDHSATAGNYNLLWAFPFNLFIAFVVALKKGPNWIAKYAVLLAGLILASGVFWMFGAQEFSPLLLAVWAALIARYLFLFWSYHKPKIA, encoded by the coding sequence ATGCCTTTGAAAAAATTACTTTACATACTACTTTTCGGCTTTTCGGTTTTGGGCTTTGCCCAAGCACCTGAATTGACGCCCTTATCAAAAATAAGCGTTGTAACCTGTGGCCCTGGATCCGAACTGTATTCCACCTTTGGCCATAGTGCCATTCGCATTGAAGACCCTAGTTTGGGGATAAACGCCGTATACAACTATGGCACCTTTGACTTTACTACGCCCAATTTCTATATGAAATTCGCGCGAGGCAAACTCGACTACAGCCTGGCCAGACAAAATTTCGCCTATTTCTTAAAGGAGTATGAGTACGAAAACCGATGGGTAAAAAGTCAAGAATTGCAATTAACCTTGGCCCAACGACAGTCGCTTTTTAATTTTCTCGAAACCAATTTCCTTCCTGAAAACCGAGATTACAAATACGATTTTTTCTATAACAACTGTGCTACCAAAATTTGGGACGTTCTTAAGGAAGTCTATGGAGACGCCCTGGTTTTTGATGAAAGCTATCTAAACGAACTGTACACCCATCGCCAACTGATACGCCAAAAGGTCAAGATCAATTCATGGGCCGGTTTCGGTATAGACTTGGCCCTTGGCTCGGTAATAGATGATGTTGCCACACCTAAAGAACATATGTTCTTGCCCGACTACATCTTGAAGCAACTGGAGGTTGCCCAATTGAACGGTCAATCTTTAACGGCCCGCCCCAAGGTTTTACTAGAAGCAAAAGACCAAGATCAAGGCTCGAGCTTTTTGGTTTCACCAGAACTATGGCTCATCGTATTTCTGGTCGTAATATTGGTTTTAACCTATTTCGACTTTAAGAACAATACGCGCAGAAGGTGGCTTGATTTCATCCTGTTCTTTAGTACGGGCCTTATAGGCGTACTCATCTTATTTTTATGGTTCTTTACCGACCATAGCGCCACCGCAGGCAACTACAATTTACTATGGGCCTTTCCGTTCAATTTGTTCATCGCTTTTGTGGTCGCCTTAAAAAAGGGACCCAACTGGATTGCCAAATACGCCGTATTACTGGCCGGGCTCATTCTGGCCTCCGGCGTATTCTGGATGTTCGGGGCCCAAGAATTTTCACCCTTACTATTGGCCGTATGGGCCGCCCTTATCGCACGATATTTATTTTTATTCTGGTCGTATCACAAGCCAAAAATCGCATAA